The Aeromonas jandaei genomic interval CCCGCCAGATGCCAGAGCAGGGATTGCAGCAGGGCTGCCACCGAGACGGTGGCGAGCAGCAACAGTAGTTGCTGCCAGTCGTTGCGCACTGGCTGGCGGCGGGCAATCAGCAGCGGCAGCAGGGTGAGCAGACTGCCGATCAGCAACCACTGCCAGTGGGGCAGCCCGACCTCCAGATTGATCCAGTAGAGCAGCCCCCCTTCGCAGAGCAGTAGCGGCAGCCAGTAGCGGCCGGGACTTTGCAGCAGCAGGCCGAGGCGCAGGCCGAAGGGGAACAGCAGTACCGCCAGTGCCGGGCCACCCGCCAGATGCAGGCTGATGCTCCACAGGCAAAACCAGCCGGCGGCAAAGATGAAGCAGGCCGCCAGCGTGATGGCGACATAGCTGGCAAGACGGTGGATCACCAGCTATCCAGCATGCGGTGGGCCAGCTCGACGTTGTTGCTGACCTTGAGCTTGTCCATCAGGTTGGCGCGGTGGACATGCACCGTCTTGGGGGAGAGGCCAAGCTGCTCGGCGATGCTCTTCACCTCCAGCCCCTGCGCCAGTAGCTGGGCAATCTCCCGCTCCCGATTGGTGAGGGGATCCCGGCTGCTGCTGGCGAGCTTCTGGGCGATGTCGGGGGTGAGGTAGCAGCCGCCGAGCGCGGCGGTGCGCACCGCGGCGATCAGCTCGTCCGGGCTGCAGCGCTTGGAGAGAAATCCCTTGGCACCGGTCTGCAACGCCTGCTCGATGAGGGCGGGGCTGTCGTGTACCGAGAGCATTACCACCGCCAGACCGGAGGGGAGCTGCTTGAGC includes:
- the uhpA gene encoding transcriptional regulator UhpA; protein product: MINIALIDDHQIVRSGFAQLLNLEPDLQVVAEFGSASEALAGLPGSGARVCVCDISMPDQSGLDLLKQLPSGLAVVMLSVHDSPALIEQALQTGAKGFLSKRCSPDELIAAVRTAALGGCYLTPDIAQKLASSSRDPLTNREREIAQLLAQGLEVKSIAEQLGLSPKTVHVHRANLMDKLKVSNNVELAHRMLDSW